From the Chloroflexus aurantiacus J-10-fl genome, one window contains:
- a CDS encoding ribonuclease HII, translated as MLPDLSIEHDLQRRGYANLAGIDEAGRGCWAGPVVAAAVVLSPAVYRQPDLLAGVNDSKQLTAGARERIYTSIQTHALGVGVGIVPAFLIDAYGILPATRLAMIQALLALPCAVDALIIDAVQLPGISLPQTALVRGDERSLSIAAASIIAKVTRDRLMATADHCFPHYGFALHKGYGTAVHRRALAQYGPSPLHRRTFQPVIEALLSLEQS; from the coding sequence ATGTTGCCCGATCTGAGTATTGAGCACGACTTGCAAAGGCGTGGCTATGCAAATCTGGCCGGTATTGACGAAGCCGGTCGTGGATGCTGGGCAGGGCCAGTGGTGGCAGCGGCAGTTGTACTCTCTCCAGCGGTCTATCGGCAGCCGGATCTGCTGGCCGGCGTGAACGACTCGAAACAATTGACAGCCGGTGCCCGTGAGCGCATCTACACCAGCATTCAGACCCATGCGCTGGGCGTGGGTGTCGGGATTGTACCGGCATTTCTGATCGATGCGTATGGTATTCTGCCGGCAACCAGACTGGCAATGATCCAGGCCTTGCTGGCGCTGCCGTGTGCAGTTGATGCCTTGATCATTGATGCTGTGCAGTTGCCTGGTATATCCCTGCCGCAGACGGCACTGGTGCGCGGTGATGAACGGTCACTCTCAATTGCGGCTGCATCCATCATTGCCAAAGTTACCCGTGATCGGCTGATGGCAACAGCCGATCACTGCTTTCCACACTACGGTTTTGCACTTCATAAAGGTTATGGCACAGCCGTACACCGACGCGCACTCGCTCAATATGGCCCCTCGCCACTGCATCGGCGTACCTTTCAGCCGGTGATAGAGGCTTTGCTGTCGCTGGAGCAATCATGA
- the ruvC gene encoding crossover junction endodeoxyribonuclease RuvC produces the protein MRALGIDPGTATMGWGIVEFNNGHLRLIDVGALTTPAGMPHPERLLQLYNGLRAIIERLRPDTAAVEELFFGKNVNTALTVGQARGVALLALAQAGIPVHEYKPLAVKQAVAGYGGADKRQMQEMVRLTLGLATIPRPDDAADALAIAICHAYTAPTLQRFGLS, from the coding sequence GTGCGTGCGCTTGGTATCGACCCCGGTACGGCTACGATGGGCTGGGGCATCGTTGAGTTCAACAATGGTCATTTGCGCCTGATCGATGTTGGTGCCTTGACGACGCCTGCCGGTATGCCCCACCCTGAACGGCTCTTGCAGCTCTACAATGGCCTCCGTGCGATTATTGAGCGCTTGCGCCCGGATACTGCTGCGGTCGAGGAGCTGTTTTTCGGGAAGAATGTCAATACCGCACTGACGGTTGGTCAGGCGCGCGGGGTGGCCTTACTGGCGCTCGCGCAGGCCGGTATTCCTGTTCACGAGTATAAGCCGCTGGCGGTGAAGCAGGCAGTGGCAGGCTACGGTGGCGCCGATAAGCGGCAGATGCAGGAGATGGTGCGCCTGACGCTCGGTCTGGCCACGATACCCCGCCCCGATGACGCTGCCGATGCGCTGGCGATTGCGATCTGCCACGCCTATACTGCCCCAACTCTCCAGCGCTTTGGGTTGTCGTGA
- a CDS encoding ATP-dependent Clp protease ATP-binding subunit, whose protein sequence is MRLERFTEKAQNAFHIAQEIMQEHQHSQLDVEHLFLAMLRQRDGLAARALARLNVDPHEVERRVERELEKLPKILSPYGMGSQVYITPRTQRLVKRAEEEANRLGDQYVGLDHLLIGLANERDGPSARILQSYQIDQERIYQVLMEIRGSQRSDDPSAESRYEILSKYSVDLTELAREDKLDPVIGREAEITRVIRILSRRTKNNPVLVGETGVGKTAIVEGLAQRIARGDVPPTLRDRKLLALDLAGMVAGSKFRGEFEERLKAVMDEVRNAKGRIILFIDELHTVVGAGAATGSIDASNMLKPALSRGEIQVIGATTIDEYRKHVEKDAALERRFSPVFVEEPDPETTVEMLRGLRKRYEEHHQLTISDEALRAAVQLSSRYINDRFLPDKAIDLIDEASAKLRIDIFSMPPELKAKEEELTRLQAEEEEAGARRDYERAALLRSRYLALQAQFEAERNEWLARNNLDEVVDDEDVAQIVSSWTGVPVSRMLETEREKLIHMEERLHERVIGQHEAIVALSDAIRRARSGLRDPRRPIGSFLFVGPTGVGKTELARALAEFMFDSEEAMTRVDMSEYQERHTVSRLIGAPPGYVGYDEGGQLTESIRRRPYQVVLFDEIEKAHRDVFNALLQVLDDGRLTDGQGRTVDFRNTIIIMTSNAGTEHLQGGGIGFNVGGKNAKTIDMREARKKVDEALRQTFRPEFLNRIDEIILFHPLSMDDLTRIVELQIADLVERLREQQIGLSLTQAAKEYLVQEGYNPVFGARPLRRTIQRLLETPISRELLRGMFRAGDQIEVDVENGQLVFHRGGILTMEEHRPAEPLDA, encoded by the coding sequence ATGAGACTGGAGCGATTTACCGAAAAAGCGCAAAATGCCTTCCATATTGCGCAAGAGATTATGCAGGAGCATCAACATTCACAGCTCGATGTTGAGCATCTCTTTCTGGCGATGCTCCGGCAGCGTGATGGTCTGGCAGCTCGTGCGTTGGCGCGGTTGAACGTAGACCCCCACGAGGTGGAACGACGTGTCGAACGCGAGCTGGAAAAGCTCCCTAAGATTCTCAGCCCATACGGTATGGGCAGTCAGGTCTATATTACGCCACGCACGCAGCGATTAGTCAAGCGGGCAGAGGAAGAGGCTAACCGCCTGGGAGACCAGTATGTTGGCCTTGATCATCTGCTGATCGGACTGGCCAATGAGCGTGATGGCCCATCGGCGCGGATTTTGCAGAGTTATCAGATTGATCAGGAGCGGATTTATCAGGTGTTGATGGAGATTCGTGGTAGCCAACGCAGCGATGACCCGTCGGCTGAGAGCCGCTACGAGATTTTGAGCAAGTATAGCGTCGATTTAACCGAGCTGGCCCGTGAAGATAAGCTCGATCCGGTGATTGGCCGTGAAGCCGAAATTACGCGGGTCATTCGCATCTTGTCGCGACGGACAAAGAATAATCCGGTGCTGGTCGGCGAAACCGGCGTCGGCAAGACGGCGATTGTCGAGGGATTGGCCCAGCGTATTGCGCGGGGTGATGTACCACCGACCTTACGTGATCGGAAGCTGCTGGCGCTCGATCTGGCCGGGATGGTTGCCGGTTCTAAGTTCCGTGGTGAGTTTGAAGAGCGCCTCAAAGCGGTCATGGACGAGGTGCGCAATGCGAAGGGGCGGATTATTCTCTTTATCGACGAATTGCATACGGTCGTCGGTGCCGGTGCTGCAACCGGTAGCATCGACGCCTCGAATATGCTGAAACCGGCCCTCTCGCGTGGTGAGATTCAGGTGATCGGCGCAACCACCATCGATGAGTACCGCAAGCATGTCGAGAAAGATGCTGCCCTTGAACGGCGCTTCTCACCGGTTTTCGTCGAAGAACCTGACCCGGAGACGACGGTCGAGATGCTGCGCGGCCTGCGCAAGCGCTACGAGGAGCATCATCAGCTTACTATCAGCGATGAAGCTCTACGGGCAGCCGTTCAGCTTTCGAGCCGGTATATTAATGATCGCTTCCTGCCTGACAAGGCGATAGATTTGATCGACGAAGCCAGTGCCAAGTTGCGCATCGATATCTTCTCGATGCCGCCTGAATTGAAGGCTAAAGAGGAAGAATTGACGCGACTTCAGGCCGAAGAGGAAGAGGCCGGTGCCCGACGTGATTACGAGCGGGCTGCCCTGCTCCGCTCCCGCTACCTTGCCCTCCAGGCCCAGTTTGAAGCCGAGCGCAATGAGTGGCTGGCACGCAACAACCTCGATGAAGTTGTCGATGATGAAGATGTGGCCCAGATCGTCTCAAGCTGGACGGGTGTGCCGGTCAGTCGTATGCTCGAAACCGAACGCGAGAAGCTCATCCATATGGAAGAGCGATTGCACGAGCGCGTGATCGGTCAGCACGAGGCGATTGTCGCCCTGAGCGATGCAATTCGCCGTGCCCGTTCTGGTCTGCGCGATCCACGGCGCCCGATTGGTTCGTTCCTCTTTGTTGGCCCAACCGGTGTTGGCAAAACTGAGCTGGCGCGTGCCCTCGCCGAGTTTATGTTTGACAGCGAAGAGGCGATGACCCGCGTCGATATGAGTGAGTATCAGGAACGCCACACCGTCAGTCGCCTGATCGGTGCGCCACCCGGTTACGTTGGCTATGATGAAGGTGGTCAGTTGACCGAGAGCATTCGCCGCCGACCGTACCAGGTCGTGCTCTTCGATGAGATCGAAAAGGCGCATCGCGATGTGTTCAATGCCCTCTTGCAGGTGCTTGACGATGGACGCTTGACCGACGGTCAAGGACGCACGGTCGATTTTCGCAATACCATCATCATCATGACCAGCAATGCCGGCACCGAACATCTGCAAGGCGGCGGGATTGGTTTCAATGTCGGGGGCAAAAACGCCAAAACGATTGATATGCGTGAGGCGCGAAAGAAGGTCGATGAAGCGCTGCGGCAGACCTTCCGGCCCGAATTTTTGAACCGGATCGATGAGATCATTCTCTTCCATCCGCTTTCGATGGACGATCTGACCAGGATCGTCGAACTCCAGATCGCCGATCTGGTGGAACGGCTGCGCGAACAGCAAATTGGTCTCAGCTTGACCCAGGCTGCCAAGGAATACCTGGTGCAAGAGGGGTACAATCCGGTCTTTGGTGCACGACCGTTGCGCCGCACCATCCAGCGCCTCCTCGAAACCCCGATCTCGCGGGAGCTGCTGCGCGGTATGTTCCGGGCCGGTGATCAGATAGAAGTAGATGTCGAGAATGGTCAACTGGTCTTCCATCGCGGTGGCATCTTGACAATGGAAGAACATCGCCCGGCTGAACCTCTTGATGCCTGA
- a CDS encoding class I SAM-dependent methyltransferase: MNGLIAVYQQLVRWLFHRLYNEFAWSYDVVAWAVSGGYWQRWVRAAEPFLHGRILELGCGPGYLQATLATRPGVVGLDLSPSMLRRAARFGRRLVRADARRLPFADASFDTVCATFPAEYILDPATQAEIRRVLTPDGHLVIVDGGRLEGGYGRFIDAIYRLIWLGRKTGTLPKTVPFGDFMLQVQRVQVADSSVLVMIGKPNVARSEY, from the coding sequence ATGAACGGGTTGATCGCCGTATACCAACAGCTTGTCCGCTGGTTATTTCACCGCCTGTACAATGAGTTTGCCTGGAGTTATGACGTTGTCGCCTGGGCAGTGTCGGGCGGCTACTGGCAACGCTGGGTACGGGCGGCTGAACCATTTTTGCACGGACGCATTCTTGAGTTGGGATGTGGCCCTGGCTATCTGCAAGCGACTCTCGCGACCCGCCCCGGTGTTGTCGGCCTCGACCTGTCGCCGTCGATGCTTCGACGTGCAGCGCGCTTTGGCCGACGACTGGTACGGGCTGACGCTCGCCGACTACCCTTTGCCGATGCGAGTTTTGACACAGTATGTGCAACCTTCCCGGCAGAATACATTCTCGATCCGGCAACCCAGGCCGAAATTCGGCGCGTTCTCACGCCTGATGGTCATCTGGTGATTGTGGATGGCGGACGACTGGAAGGTGGCTACGGGCGGTTCATCGATGCCATTTACCGCCTGATATGGTTGGGGCGCAAGACAGGGACATTGCCGAAAACGGTACCATTTGGCGATTTTATGCTTCAGGTACAGCGCGTACAGGTGGCAGACAGCAGTGTACTGGTGATGATTGGAAAACCGAATGTTGCCCGATCTGAGTATTGA
- a CDS encoding YebC/PmpR family DNA-binding transcriptional regulator — MSGHSKWHTIRRTKGVNDQRRGQLFTKLARDITIATREGGSGDPDLNFRLRLAIEKARANNMPNENIQRAIDRGLGKSNEAALEEIFYEGYGPGGVAILIEAATDNRNRTNSEVRATFNKNGGNPGEPGSVSWMFEQKGLITIDLSAVKHDPDELQLMAIDAGADDVVVDDETLEIYCDWTQLNAIRQALLDQGVPVANAEKIMRAKTLIQPDEKDALAALRLIEKLEDLDDVQKVYSNLDITAELVARFDA; from the coding sequence ATGTCAGGCCATTCGAAATGGCATACCATTCGTCGCACAAAAGGCGTTAATGATCAGCGACGTGGGCAGCTTTTTACCAAACTGGCGCGTGATATAACTATTGCTACTCGCGAAGGTGGCAGTGGCGACCCCGATCTGAACTTTCGCCTGCGCCTGGCGATAGAAAAAGCGCGTGCCAATAATATGCCGAATGAGAACATTCAGCGCGCCATTGATCGCGGTCTGGGCAAATCGAACGAAGCTGCGCTGGAAGAGATTTTCTACGAGGGGTATGGCCCTGGAGGGGTTGCGATTCTGATCGAAGCGGCAACCGACAACCGCAACCGTACCAACTCGGAAGTTCGGGCCACGTTTAACAAGAATGGCGGTAACCCTGGTGAACCCGGTTCTGTGTCCTGGATGTTTGAGCAGAAGGGACTGATCACCATTGACCTCAGTGCCGTCAAACATGACCCCGATGAACTGCAACTGATGGCAATCGATGCCGGGGCTGATGACGTAGTCGTCGATGATGAGACGCTTGAGATTTATTGTGACTGGACGCAACTGAATGCGATTCGGCAGGCGTTGCTCGATCAGGGTGTGCCGGTAGCGAATGCCGAGAAGATTATGCGCGCCAAGACGCTTATTCAGCCCGACGAGAAAGACGCACTGGCTGCGCTGCGCCTGATCGAGAAGCTCGAAGATCTCGACGACGTGCAGAAGGTGTACTCGAACCTCGATATTACCGCCGAACTGGTTGCGCGCTTCGATGCGTAG
- a CDS encoding GAF domain-containing protein yields the protein MTASDVATQLVAAQRRAARLRNALTTVGAFFATARQSDPLPMLRDLCGEWLLADKVEIIVPAGTGSLRSHAPTVLVGPITIGRRVVGRIEVTRATPPFDSDDRELLTALGQIVGAVLEQSSLQGQLDQYLNQARAHADTLDQLLQFGRLVVSATADPLHLGLQLATQVPAMVGGERASLLLIPLDNEESPMLLLSNGHVTTPERAREVREHGFAGLVLREGQPLIIDETEADRRWLSLRTREIDAPTRCAMAAPLRWGTRLLGAITVTTTHSRRFDSSHLNLLELVACHISLAIYAADLETRRKRSVKLLGEIETQARTAFERARAGDLQALTDLEAQFARLQEVYRLLGLSVSPTVSE from the coding sequence GTGACTGCATCCGATGTCGCAACTCAACTTGTCGCTGCTCAGCGGCGTGCTGCCCGTCTGCGCAATGCCCTAACGACGGTAGGTGCGTTTTTCGCAACTGCTCGCCAGTCCGATCCCTTGCCAATGCTGCGCGATCTGTGCGGTGAGTGGCTTCTGGCCGATAAGGTCGAGATCATTGTTCCCGCCGGCACCGGTAGTTTACGCTCCCACGCTCCCACAGTGTTGGTTGGCCCGATTACGATTGGCCGTCGGGTTGTCGGACGTATCGAAGTGACACGGGCGACCCCTCCGTTTGACAGCGATGATCGTGAATTGCTCACGGCGCTCGGTCAAATTGTTGGCGCGGTGCTTGAACAGTCGTCACTTCAGGGGCAACTCGATCAGTACCTCAACCAGGCACGTGCCCACGCCGACACCCTCGACCAATTGTTGCAGTTTGGCCGGCTGGTTGTCAGCGCTACGGCCGATCCGCTCCATCTCGGCTTGCAACTGGCAACGCAGGTGCCGGCGATGGTTGGTGGTGAGCGAGCATCATTGTTGCTGATTCCGCTGGATAATGAAGAATCACCAATGTTGCTGCTCAGTAATGGTCACGTTACTACTCCAGAACGTGCTCGTGAGGTGCGCGAACACGGCTTTGCTGGTCTGGTGTTGCGAGAAGGACAACCGCTGATCATCGATGAGACAGAAGCTGACCGGCGCTGGCTGTCATTACGGACGCGCGAAATAGACGCCCCAACACGTTGTGCGATGGCTGCTCCGCTACGCTGGGGAACGCGCCTGCTCGGTGCAATTACGGTGACGACAACCCATAGTCGCCGTTTCGATAGTTCCCATCTCAATCTGCTGGAACTGGTCGCGTGTCACATCTCACTGGCAATCTACGCCGCCGACCTTGAAACCCGGCGTAAACGCAGTGTAAAGCTGTTAGGCGAGATCGAAACCCAGGCTCGCACTGCATTTGAACGCGCACGTGCCGGTGACCTTCAGGCGCTTACCGATCTCGAAGCACAATTCGCCCGTTTGCAAGAAGTGTACCGGTTGCTTGGGTTAAGTGTTTCACCCACCGTCAGCGAATAG
- a CDS encoding zinc ribbon domain-containing protein — protein sequence MGILDQLGKTFSQVTDRAKFEAEKFQKTTRLQAEINELRRQIDQKLMEIGQRAYDLQRAGQIQVPSLAELAAALDQLRSTLLVREEELKKAQNEVYIEPTPAPPPMQSVPISEAPAPTAGQKICPQCGFQMPATAIFCPACGTRVVK from the coding sequence ATGGGTATCTTAGATCAACTGGGGAAAACCTTTTCCCAGGTTACTGATCGGGCAAAGTTCGAGGCCGAGAAATTTCAAAAAACGACTCGTCTCCAGGCCGAGATTAATGAGTTACGTCGCCAGATCGATCAGAAACTGATGGAGATAGGGCAGCGTGCCTACGATTTGCAGCGGGCCGGTCAGATTCAGGTACCTTCATTAGCCGAGCTGGCGGCAGCCCTCGATCAGTTGCGTTCTACCTTGCTGGTGCGCGAAGAAGAGCTGAAGAAAGCGCAGAATGAGGTATACATCGAACCAACGCCCGCACCGCCACCGATGCAATCGGTGCCGATCAGCGAAGCCCCTGCGCCAACGGCTGGGCAAAAAATATGTCCGCAGTGCGGGTTTCAGATGCCGGCTACGGCCATCTTTTGTCCTGCGTGTGGCACGCGGGTTGTAAAATAA
- a CDS encoding cyclic nucleotide-binding domain-containing protein produces MKKIVPTERVRCLPNDIYVVTTTAGDIQVNSPPESLKFLLAHGLTPPQYVLLPPDAPTGSEPGSHGFVRRGINYASVEFLIYASFFGRQQRITLITPTEAQAQRLRILLQETINGPSAPEDWPGSWLKEECATVAFFPPLGRAPTVDDMVTIVALETGGGNLGEVQITYHDDAFHFTEHGVDIARIPATITGIAQPLTVAPPRPLVRQMITLQFIGGSDGFDPTGITTCFLAYFCNNQPLLFDAAAYLNVRLAHLGLSPRQIDLVVISHLHEDHIAGLPELILTGGKRVQLVTAQPIYRSLLRVLGVMLDLPPATVAELFDFYPLDPGQPLDLHGYHFTATYAVHSVPTIAVRVNGVGYSGDMRYDEAWLEHLHQTGHLSSERLDELRQFADGVEILVHDMGGGAIHTTPTEHLLRTLSTRSRRLVLAHTSRQDFTVTDELADRVEVAGSGHIVGIGEIVYDDEQRQRFETFTICPLFARLPVAERVNLANQCTIVSYPAGQVIAREGEASDGCAYVIHRGVVEIIVGNESVRFLGRGNSLGERGALIGEPRTSTMVAHSDVQLLQITPDLFTRVAGQLGLAEAFARADWLWQQSTLGQLPWATLLDLALDFTPHTVAAGTVLCRRGEMSTTGYLLVHGRVHYSAMRDGESERSGDCFGMRSALRGEPYRLTVRALSDCVVWSIEASSLQRFYLTYPDLFLHLRVIG; encoded by the coding sequence ATGAAGAAGATAGTACCAACGGAGCGAGTACGGTGTCTACCCAACGACATCTACGTCGTCACGACCACTGCCGGCGATATCCAGGTCAACAGTCCACCGGAGAGTCTGAAATTCCTGCTCGCGCACGGCTTAACGCCACCGCAATATGTTCTGCTACCGCCTGATGCTCCGACCGGGAGTGAACCGGGTTCGCATGGCTTTGTGCGACGCGGGATCAATTATGCCAGCGTCGAGTTTCTGATCTATGCCAGTTTCTTCGGTCGACAACAGCGGATTACATTAATCACGCCCACGGAAGCCCAGGCTCAACGACTACGCATCCTGTTACAAGAGACGATCAACGGCCCTTCAGCACCGGAAGACTGGCCGGGAAGCTGGTTGAAAGAGGAATGTGCGACGGTAGCTTTCTTTCCGCCACTTGGCCGCGCACCGACCGTTGACGATATGGTCACCATTGTGGCGCTGGAAACCGGTGGCGGCAACCTCGGCGAGGTACAGATCACGTATCACGACGATGCTTTTCATTTTACCGAACATGGGGTTGACATTGCACGCATTCCGGCGACGATTACCGGCATTGCCCAGCCACTGACGGTGGCCCCACCACGTCCGCTCGTGCGCCAGATGATCACACTCCAATTCATCGGGGGGAGTGATGGTTTTGATCCGACCGGCATCACAACCTGCTTTCTCGCCTATTTTTGCAACAATCAACCCCTCTTGTTTGATGCCGCGGCCTATCTGAATGTGCGACTGGCCCATCTTGGTCTCTCTCCACGGCAAATCGACCTGGTAGTCATCTCGCACCTCCATGAAGACCACATTGCCGGTCTACCTGAATTGATTCTCACTGGTGGTAAACGGGTGCAACTGGTGACGGCCCAGCCGATCTATCGCTCGTTGCTGCGCGTTTTGGGTGTCATGCTCGATCTTCCCCCGGCAACAGTTGCCGAACTGTTTGACTTCTACCCGCTTGATCCTGGGCAACCACTCGACCTGCATGGCTATCACTTTACGGCAACCTATGCAGTTCATTCAGTGCCCACCATTGCGGTGCGGGTGAACGGTGTTGGTTATTCAGGTGATATGCGGTACGACGAAGCATGGCTGGAACACCTGCATCAAACCGGACACCTGAGCAGCGAACGGCTTGACGAACTCCGTCAGTTTGCCGATGGGGTCGAAATTCTGGTGCACGATATGGGTGGTGGTGCCATTCATACCACTCCGACTGAACACCTGCTCCGTACCCTTAGCACACGCAGTCGGCGACTGGTACTGGCTCACACCAGCCGTCAGGACTTCACGGTAACCGACGAACTGGCCGACCGGGTGGAAGTTGCCGGGAGCGGTCATATTGTCGGGATAGGTGAAATTGTCTACGACGACGAACAACGTCAACGCTTTGAAACCTTCACCATCTGCCCACTTTTTGCCCGCCTCCCGGTCGCAGAGCGGGTAAACCTGGCAAACCAATGTACTATCGTCTCGTATCCGGCAGGACAGGTGATTGCCCGTGAAGGTGAAGCTTCTGACGGTTGCGCATACGTGATTCACCGCGGAGTCGTGGAGATTATTGTCGGCAACGAATCGGTACGCTTCCTGGGGCGTGGCAATAGTCTGGGTGAACGCGGTGCTTTGATTGGCGAGCCTCGCACCAGTACTATGGTGGCTCATAGTGACGTGCAACTCTTACAAATCACTCCAGATCTGTTTACCAGAGTGGCCGGGCAACTGGGATTGGCAGAGGCTTTTGCCCGCGCTGACTGGCTCTGGCAACAATCAACACTGGGGCAATTGCCCTGGGCTACGCTACTCGATCTGGCACTGGATTTCACGCCGCATACGGTCGCAGCCGGTACGGTACTCTGCCGGCGCGGCGAGATGAGCACAACCGGCTACTTGCTGGTACACGGTCGTGTCCACTATAGCGCCATGCGTGACGGTGAGAGCGAACGAAGTGGTGACTGTTTTGGGATGCGATCTGCCCTGCGTGGCGAACCCTATCGCCTGACCGTGCGCGCACTTAGCGACTGCGTGGTATGGTCGATAGAGGCTTCTTCCCTCCAGCGCTTCTATCTGACGTATCCCGATTTATTTCTCCACTTGCGGGTGATTGGATAA